The Halorientalis sp. IM1011 genome window below encodes:
- a CDS encoding PstS family phosphate ABC transporter substrate-binding protein — MMRDTPVDRRTVLAGAAGLTAAVAGCISVSSTPPGQAGRADGQSADETLKTGGSSTVFPIVNQAASYWTGNYPATDMEYWGPTQYGITTDKRLADYWAGLYGFEADGDSVPPYNVTVGLSHSGTGLENLKSGKRSIGNASAPVSAEFPDMGRNELNKFVDHVVGVDAQPIVVSREVYEAGVTMLTAEQLRGIYRGEITRWSQIDSYDGPDREIQAVGRAEGSGTDTAFRTNLLGGPDAEMVTDARKGQNQRVKSLVSQSDNAIGYMALAFVDDSAPAIGMEFSGTEYVPGENLSDPDYPLSRDLHCYTYEGTSNKEAAFLRMILSDFGQQTFVETAGYSTLTEERQQNQLDALPDTQS; from the coding sequence ATGATGCGGGACACTCCGGTAGACCGGCGAACAGTGCTGGCGGGTGCGGCCGGACTCACGGCGGCCGTCGCAGGCTGTATCAGTGTGAGTTCGACACCGCCAGGGCAGGCGGGACGGGCGGATGGACAGAGCGCGGACGAGACACTGAAAACCGGCGGCTCATCGACTGTTTTCCCGATCGTGAACCAGGCCGCGTCCTACTGGACCGGCAACTACCCGGCGACCGACATGGAGTACTGGGGGCCGACCCAGTACGGCATCACGACCGACAAGCGACTCGCCGACTACTGGGCCGGCCTGTACGGCTTCGAGGCCGACGGCGACTCCGTGCCGCCGTACAACGTGACGGTCGGCCTGAGCCACTCCGGGACCGGACTGGAGAACCTCAAGTCCGGGAAACGGAGTATCGGAAACGCGAGCGCGCCGGTGTCGGCCGAGTTCCCCGACATGGGTCGGAACGAACTGAACAAGTTCGTCGACCACGTCGTCGGCGTCGACGCCCAGCCCATCGTCGTCAGCCGCGAGGTCTACGAGGCCGGCGTAACGATGCTCACCGCGGAGCAGCTCCGGGGTATCTACCGCGGCGAGATCACTCGCTGGTCACAGATCGACAGCTACGACGGCCCCGATCGGGAGATCCAGGCGGTCGGCCGCGCGGAAGGGTCCGGGACCGACACCGCCTTCCGGACGAACCTGCTCGGGGGCCCGGACGCCGAGATGGTCACCGACGCCCGGAAGGGCCAGAACCAGCGGGTCAAATCCCTGGTCAGCCAGTCCGACAACGCCATCGGCTACATGGCGCTCGCCTTCGTCGACGACTCGGCACCGGCGATCGGCATGGAGTTCAGCGGCACCGAGTACGTCCCCGGTGAGAACCTCAGCGACCCCGACTACCCGCTCAGCCGGGATCTCCACTGTTACACCTACGAGGGCACCTCGAACAAGGAGGCCGCCTTCCTCCGGATGATCCTGAGCGACTTCGGGCAGCAGACGTTCGTCGAGACGGCCGGGTACTCGACGCTCACCGAGGAACGCCAGCAAAACCAGCTCGACGCACTCCCCGACACACAGTCATGA
- the pstC gene encoding phosphate ABC transporter permease subunit PstC, producing MSVTARLENVDQGTRIVGGLGSITVLAALAAFLAVPGYTLYPLLGFLAVVAYGWVTYRESTARYLSFLATVSTILILGLITVYLILRSLPTFQLMGLGIFETSEPFWVPGSDIYSLIPMMWGTFVTTIIAMCIAGPFGVAGAVFISEMAPGWAREITKPAIEILAGVPSIVYGFLGFVLLNEYLMTELQLSNYGSFFAVGIVVGLMALPTVVSVAEDALASIPDATKDGALALGATDWQTTTTVTIPAAFSGVSAAVLLGVGRVVGETMAATVILGNITELPDPLTDVFGNTVTLTSLIASQYGNASGTHLSALFAAGVVLFITVMFLGIGSQLIESHMQRKLGGSE from the coding sequence ATGAGCGTCACGGCGCGTCTCGAAAACGTCGACCAGGGGACCCGGATCGTCGGCGGTCTGGGAAGTATTACCGTGCTGGCGGCGCTCGCCGCCTTCCTGGCCGTGCCGGGCTATACGCTCTATCCGCTTCTGGGCTTTCTCGCGGTCGTCGCCTACGGATGGGTTACCTACCGCGAGAGCACGGCCCGGTACCTCTCCTTCCTCGCGACCGTCTCGACGATCCTGATCCTCGGCCTCATCACGGTATATCTGATCCTCAGGTCGCTCCCGACCTTCCAGCTGATGGGGCTGGGGATATTCGAGACGAGCGAGCCGTTCTGGGTACCCGGATCGGACATCTACTCGCTGATCCCGATGATGTGGGGAACCTTCGTCACCACGATCATCGCGATGTGTATCGCCGGCCCCTTCGGGGTCGCGGGCGCGGTCTTCATCAGCGAGATGGCACCGGGCTGGGCCCGCGAGATCACCAAACCGGCGATCGAAATTCTGGCCGGTGTTCCCTCTATCGTCTACGGTTTCCTCGGCTTCGTTTTGCTCAACGAGTACCTGATGACCGAACTCCAGCTATCGAACTACGGGAGTTTCTTCGCGGTCGGAATCGTCGTCGGCCTGATGGCCCTGCCGACGGTTGTCTCGGTCGCCGAGGACGCGCTCGCGAGCATCCCCGACGCGACAAAGGACGGGGCTCTCGCGCTGGGTGCGACCGACTGGCAGACCACGACCACCGTGACCATCCCCGCCGCCTTCTCGGGCGTCTCGGCGGCCGTCCTGCTGGGCGTCGGCCGGGTCGTCGGCGAGACGATGGCCGCGACGGTCATCCTCGGTAACATCACGGAACTGCCGGACCCACTGACCGACGTGTTCGGGAACACGGTGACGCTGACGAGTCTCATCGCGAGCCAGTACGGCAACGCGAGCGGGACCCACCTCTCGGCGCTGTTCGCCGCCGGTGTCGTCCTCTTCATCACCGTCATGTTCCTCGGAATCGGATCGCAACTGATCGAGTCGCACATGCAGCGCAAACTGGGTGGGAGCGAATGA
- the pstA gene encoding phosphate ABC transporter permease PstA: protein MSMETRTRSLTSGETSTFEAVSAVIVALAAVATVLGFAGLFMVIPATATVAGVQVATLVGGLLAALGLAILAAGVLSAAELIETSPSPTTGLVTGVSYGLLTLVVVGLVTSQTLGLSMLWPVLALVAAVGVAFGTAVAREDLGATVPAGVYLLFSGGLIATGVIAPGFSWQPGGMSGTITGVIAVPLLAVVGGLIAVWVSARAYGGFGARGRQNGAYALIGATVIAILSVLVMVVAFVVWKGFGPMTDGIQWGLYLDFYHYFHVHVPIWDKYVAVNGPKLWFYWPFVMEPYHPLGQAPNGILPAIVGTVWLVLGAVVMAVPLGVGAAVFLTEYAEQGRFTQLVEVSTNGLWSTPSIVYGLFGLAFLVPRFGNQNSILAGQIVLGSMLLPLVLITSRESLKSVPDDYRNASAALGVGRWQTIKSVVVPAAMPGVITGVILGVGRIAGETAPILLVTLGEPLPSSAPEVITGSFAFTGSFPFVTVPTIDLVQSASALPLQLYTVISAGLSENLSFAWGTALVLLLVVLSFYAVGIASRIYFRKKLHQ, encoded by the coding sequence ATGAGCATGGAGACACGCACGCGCTCGCTCACGTCGGGCGAGACGTCCACCTTCGAGGCGGTGTCGGCCGTGATAGTCGCACTCGCCGCGGTCGCGACCGTCCTCGGATTCGCCGGCCTGTTCATGGTGATTCCGGCCACCGCGACCGTCGCCGGCGTGCAGGTCGCGACGCTCGTCGGCGGCCTGCTCGCCGCACTCGGTCTGGCGATTCTCGCCGCCGGCGTCCTGTCGGCGGCCGAACTGATCGAGACGTCACCCAGCCCGACGACGGGGCTGGTCACCGGGGTCAGCTACGGGCTGCTGACGCTGGTCGTCGTCGGTCTGGTGACCTCACAGACGCTCGGCCTGTCGATGTTGTGGCCGGTGCTCGCGCTCGTCGCCGCCGTCGGCGTCGCGTTCGGGACCGCCGTCGCCCGGGAGGATCTGGGCGCGACAGTCCCGGCCGGCGTCTATCTCCTGTTTTCCGGTGGGCTGATCGCCACCGGTGTGATCGCACCCGGATTCAGCTGGCAGCCCGGCGGCATGTCGGGGACGATCACCGGCGTGATCGCCGTCCCGCTGCTCGCCGTCGTCGGCGGCCTGATCGCCGTCTGGGTCAGCGCTCGCGCCTACGGCGGCTTCGGGGCACGCGGCCGGCAGAACGGGGCCTACGCGCTGATCGGGGCCACCGTGATCGCCATCCTGTCGGTGCTCGTCATGGTCGTGGCCTTCGTCGTCTGGAAGGGCTTCGGACCCATGACCGACGGCATCCAGTGGGGTCTGTATCTGGACTTCTACCACTACTTCCACGTCCACGTCCCGATCTGGGACAAGTACGTCGCCGTCAACGGCCCGAAACTCTGGTTCTACTGGCCGTTCGTCATGGAACCGTACCACCCGCTCGGGCAGGCGCCCAACGGCATCCTCCCGGCCATCGTCGGCACCGTCTGGCTGGTGCTGGGCGCGGTCGTGATGGCTGTCCCGCTCGGGGTCGGTGCCGCCGTCTTCCTCACCGAGTACGCCGAGCAGGGTCGGTTCACCCAGCTCGTCGAGGTCTCGACGAACGGCCTCTGGAGCACCCCGAGCATCGTCTACGGGCTGTTCGGGCTGGCGTTCCTGGTGCCTCGCTTTGGCAACCAGAACTCGATTCTCGCCGGGCAGATCGTCCTCGGATCGATGTTGCTCCCCCTGGTGTTGATCACCAGCCGGGAGTCGCTGAAGAGCGTCCCCGACGACTACCGAAACGCAAGCGCCGCGCTGGGTGTGGGCCGCTGGCAGACGATCAAAAGCGTCGTCGTGCCGGCCGCGATGCCCGGCGTCATCACCGGCGTCATCCTCGGCGTCGGACGGATCGCCGGCGAGACCGCGCCGATCCTGCTGGTCACGCTCGGGGAACCGCTCCCGTCCAGCGCCCCGGAGGTCATCACCGGCTCGTTCGCCTTCACCGGGTCCTTCCCGTTCGTGACCGTCCCCACGATCGATCTGGTGCAGTCCGCGAGCGCACTGCCGCTCCAGCTGTACACCGTCATCTCGGCCGGTCTCAGTGAGAACCTCTCGTTCGCGTGGGGCACGGCGCTGGTCCTGCTGCTCGTCGTGCTCAGCTTCTACGCCGTCGGTATCGCGTCACGAATCTACTTCCGGAAGAAACTACACCAATGA
- the pstB gene encoding phosphate ABC transporter ATP-binding protein PstB, giving the protein MSDTQATTEDDSIGIETDVDSGVTPAGESQERTRDAWTNYSFSGQPKLSVSDLDVHYGDDHALQSVSMDIPENSVTALIGPSGCGKSTFLRCLNRMNDRINSATVDGSVELDGQEIYGDGTNLVELRKRVGMVFQHPNPFPKSIRKNISYGPRKHGDLNTGLLARLLGRDDSEQEEQLVERSLKQAALWDEVSDRLGDNALGLSGGQQQRLCIGRCLAVDPEVILMDEPASALDPIATAKIEDLIEDLSEDYTVVVVTHNMQQAARISDQTAVFLTGGELVEYDDTDKIFENPESQRVEDYITGKFG; this is encoded by the coding sequence ATGAGTGACACACAGGCGACAACGGAGGACGATAGCATCGGTATCGAGACAGACGTCGATTCGGGCGTCACGCCGGCCGGCGAGAGCCAGGAGCGCACTCGCGACGCGTGGACGAACTACTCCTTCAGCGGCCAGCCGAAACTGTCGGTGTCCGACCTCGACGTCCACTACGGGGACGACCACGCCTTGCAGAGCGTCTCCATGGACATCCCCGAGAACAGCGTGACCGCGCTCATCGGCCCGTCGGGCTGTGGGAAGTCGACGTTCCTGCGGTGTCTCAACCGCATGAACGACCGGATCAACAGCGCCACCGTCGACGGCTCCGTCGAACTCGACGGCCAGGAGATCTACGGCGACGGAACGAACCTGGTCGAACTCCGCAAACGCGTCGGGATGGTGTTCCAGCACCCCAACCCGTTCCCGAAGTCGATCCGGAAGAACATATCCTACGGACCCAGAAAGCACGGCGACCTGAACACCGGCCTGCTGGCCCGCCTGCTCGGCCGTGACGACAGCGAACAGGAGGAGCAACTCGTCGAGCGGTCGCTCAAGCAGGCCGCGCTGTGGGACGAAGTCAGCGATCGCCTGGGTGACAACGCGCTCGGTCTCTCCGGCGGCCAGCAACAGCGGCTCTGTATCGGCCGCTGTCTCGCCGTCGACCCCGAGGTCATCCTCATGGACGAACCCGCGAGCGCGCTCGACCCCATCGCCACCGCCAAGATCGAGGACCTCATCGAGGACCTCTCGGAGGACTACACCGTCGTCGTCGTCACCCACAACATGCAGCAGGCGGCCCGGATCTCCGATCAGACCGCCGTGTTCCTCACCGGCGGCGAACTCGTCGAGTACGACGACACCGACAAGATCTTCGAGAACCCCGAGAGCCAGCGCGTCGAGGACTACATCACCGGCAAGTTCGGATAG
- the phoU gene encoding phosphate signaling complex protein PhoU — protein MPRKDYQEQLAELEDDVLYMSEVVLERFRMGLDALEQKDPDLAREVIEGDHEINQLYLDLEQDCIDLFALQQPVAGDLRFIAATFKIITDLERIGDLATNLGGYALEAERDVFPDVDIQSIGDETLDMVEDAMDAYAAQDPAACFAIAERDDDIDAHCETASELVVRDLIETELEEREDLNEDEIETFMTEVSRLLLTIRDLERVGDHAVNIAARTLYMVENDDDLIY, from the coding sequence ATGCCACGCAAGGACTACCAGGAGCAACTCGCAGAGCTAGAGGACGACGTCCTCTACATGAGCGAAGTCGTCCTCGAACGGTTCCGGATGGGACTGGACGCCCTCGAACAGAAAGATCCGGACCTCGCCCGCGAGGTCATCGAGGGCGACCACGAGATCAACCAGCTCTACCTCGACCTCGAACAGGACTGTATCGATCTCTTTGCCCTCCAACAGCCCGTCGCCGGCGACCTGCGGTTCATCGCCGCGACGTTCAAGATAATCACCGACCTCGAACGCATCGGTGACCTCGCGACCAACCTCGGCGGGTACGCGCTGGAGGCAGAACGGGACGTGTTCCCCGACGTCGACATCCAGTCCATCGGCGACGAAACGCTGGACATGGTCGAGGACGCCATGGACGCCTACGCCGCACAGGACCCAGCGGCCTGCTTCGCCATCGCAGAGCGCGACGACGACATCGACGCCCACTGCGAGACCGCCTCCGAACTCGTCGTTCGGGATCTGATCGAGACCGAACTCGAAGAGCGCGAGGACCTGAACGAAGACGAGATCGAGACCTTCATGACCGAAGTCTCGCGGCTCCTCCTCACCATCCGCGACCTGGAGCGCGTCGGCGACCACGCCGTCAACATCGCCGCCCGGACGCTCTACATGGTCGAGAACGACGACGATCTCATCTACTGA
- a CDS encoding SDR family NAD(P)-dependent oxidoreductase, whose protein sequence is MLSGTTAFVTGASQGIGRKIAVTLADEGANVALAARSDGIHETADEIGDDNRTLPVETDVTDEESVAAAVEATVDEFGGLDSLVNNAGIAGPTAPVEDVSVEGFERTMDVNVTGAFRCVKHAAPHLRESERGSVVTISSISGKRPLENRTPYTASKTAVIGLTRTLAFELGEDDVTVNAVCPGATRGPRIDRVIEAQADQRNLSYEEAKREVFTDDTALGRLTEPEDVARTVAYLASEDARNVTAQDVNVDAGTVWY, encoded by the coding sequence ATGCTGTCAGGGACGACGGCGTTCGTCACCGGCGCGAGCCAGGGAATCGGCCGCAAGATCGCAGTCACGCTCGCCGACGAGGGCGCGAACGTGGCGCTCGCGGCGCGGAGCGACGGCATCCACGAGACGGCCGACGAGATCGGCGACGACAATCGGACCCTCCCGGTCGAGACGGACGTGACCGACGAGGAGTCGGTCGCCGCGGCCGTCGAGGCGACCGTCGACGAGTTCGGCGGCCTCGACTCCCTGGTGAACAACGCGGGCATCGCGGGGCCGACCGCGCCGGTCGAGGACGTCAGCGTCGAGGGGTTCGAGCGGACGATGGACGTCAACGTCACCGGCGCGTTCCGGTGTGTCAAGCACGCGGCCCCGCACCTCCGAGAGAGCGAGCGCGGGAGCGTGGTCACCATCTCGTCGATCAGCGGCAAGCGACCGCTGGAGAACCGGACGCCGTACACGGCCTCGAAGACGGCCGTCATCGGACTCACGCGAACGCTGGCCTTCGAGTTGGGCGAGGACGACGTGACGGTCAACGCGGTCTGTCCCGGCGCGACCCGTGGGCCGCGCATCGACCGGGTCATCGAGGCGCAGGCCGACCAGCGGAACCTCTCCTACGAGGAGGCCAAGCGCGAGGTGTTCACCGACGATACCGCGCTCGGGCGGCTCACCGAACCCGAGGACGTGGCGCGGACGGTGGCCTATCTCGCGAGCGAGGACGCCCGGAACGTGACCGCGCAAGACGTGAACGTCGACGCCGGGACGGTCTGGTACTGA